A stretch of Cyanobacterium sp. HL-69 DNA encodes these proteins:
- a CDS encoding Ferredoxin-thioredoxin reductase, variable chain: MNVGDRIKVTESVIVYHHPEHKKTAFDIKGMEGELIEIVTEWQGRPVSANFPYLVKFSKKFKAHFREDEISNIDS; encoded by the coding sequence ATGAACGTAGGCGATCGCATTAAGGTAACTGAATCGGTAATTGTATATCATCACCCTGAGCATAAAAAGACTGCTTTTGATATTAAGGGCATGGAAGGAGAGTTAATAGAAATTGTAACAGAATGGCAGGGAAGACCTGTAAGCGCTAATTTCCCTTATTTAGTTAAATTTAGCAAAAAGTTTAAGGCTCATTTTCGGGAAGATGAGATTTCTAACATTGACAGTTAA
- a CDS encoding L-cysteine/cystine lyase, producing MDIKELRKDFKGLEDKQYFNFGGQGILAQSVLETIIDTYRYVEKIGPFGLQINSWINENIANTKSAIALETNSKIETITLSENVTDSCNIALWGIEWKPDDEILLSDAEHPGIIASINEIKRRFGVKVTTFPIVDTLNQGNPVEVIKNHLTPQTRLVVISHVLWNTGQVLPLKEISQVCHHYPSNKPIQILVDGAQSAGLIPLNLPDTEVDFYGCTGHKWLCGPTGVGFLYVKENLETPLHPTFIGWRSLDFSKSGLPFAQDGSRYEVATSAYPLYTGLTRAIALHQTWGNPEKRYQRICQLSAYLWEELNKIEGIKCLKNSPPPSGLVSFNTENPSQLVSSLESKGYYLRTLAYPSCVRACVHYFTLESEIESLIKQIRSIV from the coding sequence ATGGACATTAAAGAATTAAGAAAAGATTTTAAAGGCTTAGAAGATAAACAATATTTTAATTTTGGTGGTCAAGGAATCCTTGCCCAATCTGTACTAGAAACAATTATTGATACTTATAGATATGTAGAAAAAATAGGGCCTTTTGGGTTACAAATAAATAGTTGGATTAACGAAAATATTGCTAATACCAAAAGTGCGATCGCCCTTGAAACTAATAGTAAAATAGAAACTATTACCCTGAGTGAAAATGTCACCGATAGTTGCAATATAGCCCTTTGGGGCATCGAGTGGAAGCCCGATGATGAAATATTACTCAGCGATGCCGAACACCCCGGAATCATTGCTAGTATTAATGAAATTAAAAGAAGATTTGGTGTTAAAGTTACCACCTTTCCCATTGTGGATACCTTAAACCAAGGAAACCCTGTGGAAGTAATCAAAAATCACCTCACCCCCCAAACTCGCCTAGTTGTCATTAGCCATGTTTTGTGGAATACAGGGCAGGTATTACCCCTCAAAGAAATCAGCCAAGTATGTCACCACTACCCTAGCAATAAACCTATTCAAATTCTTGTAGATGGCGCCCAATCCGCTGGGCTAATTCCCCTCAATCTTCCTGATACAGAAGTTGACTTTTATGGATGCACAGGGCATAAATGGTTATGCGGCCCTACGGGGGTAGGTTTTTTATACGTCAAAGAAAATTTAGAAACTCCTCTTCATCCCACCTTTATCGGTTGGCGTAGCCTTGATTTTAGTAAATCTGGGTTACCTTTTGCTCAAGATGGTAGTAGATACGAAGTGGCCACCTCAGCATATCCATTATACACAGGACTGACAAGGGCGATCGCCCTTCACCAAACATGGGGTAACCCCGAAAAACGTTACCAACGAATTTGCCAACTAAGTGCCTATCTCTGGGAAGAATTAAACAAAATAGAAGGAATAAAATGCTTAAAGAATAGCCCTCCCCCATCAGGATTAGTTTCCTTCAACACCGAAAATCCTAGTCAATTAGTGTCTAGCTTAGAATCAAAAGGATATTATCTACGCACCCTTGCTTATCCTTCCTGCGTTAGGGCTTGTGTGCATTACTTCACCCTCGAATCAGAAATTGAAAGCCTCATCAAACAAATTCGCTCTATTGTCTAA
- a CDS encoding DUF4327 domain protein produces MSIQIFPNVSSYGYTFDFIRDEIRALVEKGVLSRHQPIYSLAQFIPAREWMGVEKNLEQQDFLLRDRICDLLGAEEWEND; encoded by the coding sequence ATGAGTATTCAAATATTTCCGAATGTATCCTCCTATGGATATACCTTCGATTTTATCCGAGATGAAATTCGAGCCTTGGTCGAAAAAGGTGTGCTAAGTCGTCATCAACCTATTTATAGCCTAGCTCAATTTATTCCTGCTAGGGAATGGATGGGAGTTGAAAAAAATCTCGAACAGCAAGATTTTCTATTGCGCGATCGCATTTGTGATCTTTTAGGGGCTGAAGAATGGGAGAATGATTAG
- the ecfT gene encoding energy-coupling factor transport system permease component EcfT, with the protein MDLLRSLPIGLYVEKPFSWLHRLDSRVKLGWLMSLILSPLLANGPWRIFLVVFLLLITWLSFIPWRVQKKQITWLLLIGILSFVLTAIAPDGLSLTYQPRLPESEIIINQPTDYQYILYNFGNVNITRRSFDLAIRVSTLFFTLIYSSNIFLLTTAPEEITTGIENLLSPLNRFKFPVTEMILTLTLSLRFIPLVLEEIQNLIRSIRTRAIKWRKLGIKKSIQIWVIVMEKLLENILLRAEQIAIAMEARGFTTPQTHQVKWHESRIKTNDTVALFFLVIFWVFRLTIGQMAI; encoded by the coding sequence ATGGATTTATTGCGATCGCTCCCTATTGGCTTATATGTAGAAAAACCTTTTTCTTGGCTTCATAGATTAGATTCGAGGGTAAAATTAGGATGGTTAATGAGTTTAATTTTATCTCCCCTATTAGCCAATGGTCCATGGCGTATTTTTTTAGTAGTTTTTCTATTATTAATTACTTGGTTATCTTTTATTCCTTGGAGAGTACAAAAAAAACAAATTACATGGCTATTATTAATAGGAATACTGAGTTTTGTTTTAACGGCGATCGCCCCGGATGGATTAAGTCTTACTTATCAGCCACGCCTACCAGAAAGCGAAATTATCATTAATCAACCCACAGATTATCAATATATATTATACAACTTTGGGAATGTAAATATCACCAGAAGATCCTTTGATTTAGCCATTAGAGTAAGTACCTTATTTTTTACCTTAATTTATAGCAGTAACATCTTTTTATTAACCACTGCCCCCGAAGAAATTACCACAGGAATTGAAAATTTATTATCTCCCTTAAACCGTTTTAAATTTCCCGTTACAGAAATGATTTTGACCCTGACTCTTTCCCTCCGTTTTATCCCTTTAGTATTAGAAGAAATCCAAAATTTAATTAGATCCATTAGAACCAGAGCTATAAAATGGCGTAAATTAGGCATTAAAAAAAGTATTCAAATTTGGGTAATTGTCATGGAAAAATTACTAGAAAATATCTTATTAAGAGCCGAACAAATTGCGATCGCCATGGAAGCCAGAGGTTTTACAACTCCGCAAACCCATCAAGTAAAGTGGCACGAATCAAGAATAAAAACTAACGATACAGTAGCCTTATTTTTTCTTGTTATTTTTTGGGTATTTCGATTAACAATTGGGCAAATGGCAATTTGA
- a CDS encoding Circadian input kinase A has product MFLQRLKEDKNSNLFSIGINLMTLILYVAGIHASHTFTTLHSEVASLWFPSAITLPLVLKYGIQVFPGITLASIIGLTPSLQRISPNLSFMGFAFIQISCALANCFQPMIAKYIIQRFAKSKDIFINIQSVCVFIGAAIFSPIISAFMGVSALLSLNVISAEEYFYSLLTWWLGSALAHLIFSPTIMQWKRKDFISQGASVGEVVIIALTVLLICSFTFILIYPVEYLLFPPLIWAVFRLKRFQASLLVSIIALIAIVSTSLGYGTFAKDSVNLSLILLQSFTAVISVITLILSAVLAEKQITKNQLYETLEHLEEKVLERTKELENIQIDLQNANKVLEKMAYIDSLTQVANRGCFDKILEQQWDSLMRQKECLSLLLLDVDYFKKYNDFYGHPQGDECLIKIAQCLQSVVRNTSDTVARYGGEEFVIILPYTNLEQATVVAKKIQSAIALLAIPHEVSKVSKYITFSIGIATTIPGYDNIPNDLITKADQALYLAKEDGRNRFKIFDKDC; this is encoded by the coding sequence GTGTTTTTACAGCGACTGAAAGAAGATAAAAACTCTAATTTGTTTTCCATTGGCATCAACCTAATGACGCTAATACTCTACGTTGCGGGTATTCATGCCAGTCACACATTTACCACCCTTCATTCAGAAGTTGCTTCACTGTGGTTTCCCTCCGCCATTACTTTACCCTTAGTGTTGAAATATGGTATTCAAGTTTTTCCAGGCATAACTCTAGCTTCTATTATTGGGCTTACCCCTTCCCTCCAAAGGATTAGCCCCAATTTATCCTTTATGGGTTTTGCTTTTATCCAAATAAGTTGTGCCTTAGCAAACTGTTTTCAACCCATGATTGCTAAATATATCATTCAAAGATTTGCCAAAAGCAAAGATATTTTTATCAACATTCAATCCGTATGTGTTTTTATTGGGGCGGCTATATTTTCCCCTATTATTTCAGCTTTTATGGGAGTTTCAGCCTTGCTGAGTTTAAATGTTATCAGTGCAGAAGAATATTTTTATTCCTTGCTTACTTGGTGGTTGGGTAGTGCCTTAGCCCATCTAATTTTTTCCCCCACTATTATGCAATGGAAGAGAAAAGATTTTATTTCTCAAGGTGCCAGTGTTGGGGAAGTTGTCATTATTGCTTTGACTGTTTTACTCATTTGTAGTTTTACTTTTATTTTGATTTACCCAGTGGAATATTTGCTTTTTCCTCCTCTCATCTGGGCTGTTTTTAGACTTAAGCGTTTTCAGGCTAGTTTATTGGTAAGTATTATTGCTTTGATTGCCATTGTATCTACCAGTTTGGGATATGGAACTTTTGCGAAAGATTCGGTTAATTTATCTTTAATTTTATTACAGTCATTTACGGCAGTAATTTCGGTTATAACTCTAATTCTTTCTGCTGTTTTAGCAGAGAAACAAATCACTAAAAATCAATTATATGAAACCTTAGAACATTTAGAAGAAAAGGTTTTAGAACGAACTAAAGAGCTAGAAAACATACAAATTGATTTACAAAATGCCAACAAAGTTCTTGAAAAAATGGCATATATTGACAGTCTTACTCAAGTAGCCAATAGGGGTTGTTTTGATAAAATTTTAGAACAACAATGGGATTCTTTAATGAGGCAAAAAGAATGTTTATCTTTATTATTATTGGATGTGGATTATTTTAAAAAATATAATGATTTTTATGGTCATCCCCAAGGGGATGAATGTTTAATCAAAATTGCTCAGTGTTTACAGTCTGTCGTGCGTAATACTTCTGATACAGTTGCTCGATATGGTGGAGAAGAATTTGTTATTATATTACCTTATACCAACCTTGAACAAGCCACGGTGGTTGCTAAAAAAATTCAAAGTGCGATCGCACTTTTAGCCATTCCCCACGAGGTTTCAAAGGTATCAAAATATATTACTTTTAGCATTGGTATTGCCACCACCATTCCAGGCTATGACAACATCCCCAATGACTTAATAACAAAAGCGGATCAGGCTTTATACTTAGCAAAAGAAGACGGTAGAAATAGATTTAAAATTTTTGATAAAGACTGTTAA
- a CDS encoding ArsR family transcriptional regulator encodes MKSPSPSITHSNNELIPCSPHEVDNHVCEVFEGKILSHEKSQKMADFFGLLGDANRLRILSVLAQEELCVCDLANMLQMSESAVSHQLRTLKSIRLVAYQKRGRRVYYRLLDHHVFELYRAVAEHLDEID; translated from the coding sequence ATGAAAAGTCCTTCCCCTAGTATTACTCACTCAAACAATGAACTAATTCCTTGCTCACCCCATGAAGTGGATAATCACGTGTGTGAAGTGTTTGAGGGAAAAATTTTAAGTCATGAAAAATCCCAAAAAATGGCTGATTTTTTCGGGTTATTAGGAGACGCTAATCGTCTCAGAATTTTGTCTGTATTAGCCCAAGAAGAATTATGTGTTTGCGACTTAGCCAATATGTTGCAGATGAGTGAATCGGCAGTTTCTCATCAGTTAAGAACTTTAAAATCAATACGTCTAGTTGCTTACCAAAAAAGAGGCAGAAGAGTGTACTATCGTCTTTTAGATCACCACGTTTTTGAATTATATCGTGCCGTAGCAGAACATTTAGACGAGATTGATTAA
- the cbiQ gene encoding ECF-type Co2+/Ni2+ uptake system permease component CbiQ: MKLFLDKYASLNSPIHRWEQKPKFIALMSLIFAFAFTQSLFLLPILTIITSIFFCLSNLPLHFLISRLRYPGIFILGVVIVLPFLAGETVIFNWGFLNLKLEGILTVILIVVRFFCILTISLILFGSAPFTTTLKTFQSLGISPIINDMMLLTYRYLEQMGDRLLTMERALQLKGFNGKKLNRRNLKIIANLIANLLIRSYEDSKLVYQAMILRGYGAKINDKNSTNKINYLHWLSCYAVVTISIGLMVVQYLL; encoded by the coding sequence ATGAAGTTATTTTTAGATAAATATGCTAGTTTAAATTCTCCTATTCATCGCTGGGAACAAAAGCCTAAGTTTATCGCTCTGATGAGCTTAATTTTTGCGTTTGCTTTTACGCAAAGTTTATTTTTACTGCCTATTTTAACTATTATTACTTCTATTTTTTTCTGCTTATCTAATTTACCTTTACATTTCCTTATTTCTAGGTTACGTTATCCTGGTATATTTATTTTAGGAGTTGTAATTGTGTTGCCTTTTTTGGCGGGGGAGACGGTTATATTTAATTGGGGTTTCCTGAATTTAAAACTAGAGGGAATTTTAACGGTAATTTTAATTGTAGTTCGTTTTTTTTGTATTCTTACTATTAGTTTAATTTTGTTTGGCAGTGCACCTTTTACTACTACTTTAAAAACTTTTCAATCCCTTGGTATATCTCCCATCATTAACGATATGATGTTGTTGACTTATCGCTATCTGGAGCAAATGGGCGATCGCCTTTTAACCATGGAAAGGGCGTTACAACTAAAGGGATTTAATGGTAAAAAATTGAACCGTAGAAACTTAAAAATAATTGCAAATTTAATTGCCAATTTGTTAATTAGAAGTTATGAAGACTCCAAATTAGTATATCAAGCGATGATCCTAAGAGGTTATGGAGCAAAAATTAACGACAAAAATTCCACCAATAAAATTAATTATCTTCATTGGTTAAGTTGTTATGCGGTGGTTACTATAAGCATTGGTTTAATGGTTGTACAGTATTTATTGTAG
- the cbiM gene encoding ECF-type Co2+/Ni2+ uptake system permease component CbiM, whose amino-acid sequence MHIPDGLLPPAASISGYAITGGLTWFSLKQINKIPNYQEQIPKASLLTAAFFVSSLIHIPVPPFNIHLILNGLMGIVLGYFSFIGILIGLFFQAVFFQHGGLSTLGINAVIMGFPALICYYLWNFKKINSFQSVRGKNFLMFLCGGLGIFLSALLFVGVILSTISPDLDIDLERAAIFTSLITYGIQSIVEAILTVMIITFFEKVKPEIINN is encoded by the coding sequence ATGCACATTCCCGACGGTTTATTACCTCCTGCAGCATCTATCTCTGGCTATGCCATCACAGGGGGTTTAACATGGTTTTCCCTCAAGCAAATTAACAAAATTCCTAACTATCAAGAGCAAATACCTAAAGCATCTTTATTAACGGCGGCTTTTTTTGTTTCATCTTTGATTCATATTCCTGTACCTCCTTTTAATATTCACTTGATTTTAAATGGACTAATGGGTATTGTGTTAGGTTATTTTTCATTTATTGGTATTTTAATTGGTTTATTTTTTCAGGCTGTTTTCTTCCAGCATGGGGGGTTATCTACCTTGGGAATCAATGCTGTTATTATGGGTTTTCCTGCTTTGATTTGTTATTATTTATGGAATTTTAAAAAAATTAATAGTTTTCAATCGGTAAGAGGTAAAAATTTCCTAATGTTTCTTTGTGGTGGTTTAGGTATATTTCTTTCAGCTTTGTTATTTGTAGGGGTAATTCTTAGCACTATTTCCCCTGATTTAGACATTGATTTAGAAAGAGCCGCAATTTTTACATCTCTTATTACTTATGGTATTCAATCTATTGTTGAAGCTATCCTTACTGTGATGATTATTACTTTTTTTGAAAAGGTTAAGCCAGAAATAATTAATAATTAA
- the cbiL gene encoding ECF-type Co2+/Ni2+ uptake system, producing MLKKLLWFSSALIISITTTPLKTFAHGVVVEYEKLKTISVVAQYDTGEPMSNAQIIVHAPNNADKPYLRGVADEDGNFSFTPDENIAGNWTVRVTTAGHGSIINIPMEFDTSTAMSGDNSINSDDNTKSRQNSSQTQGQSSPNTAQRLLMAVSGVWGFVGTALFFSRPKT from the coding sequence ATGTTAAAAAAACTATTATGGTTTAGCTCTGCTTTGATTATCTCCATAACAACTACCCCCTTAAAAACCTTTGCCCATGGAGTAGTTGTAGAATATGAAAAATTAAAAACCATCTCTGTTGTCGCACAATATGATACAGGAGAACCCATGAGCAATGCCCAAATAATTGTACACGCCCCGAACAATGCTGATAAGCCCTATTTACGAGGAGTAGCGGACGAAGATGGTAATTTTTCTTTTACCCCTGATGAAAATATTGCAGGAAATTGGACAGTAAGGGTAACAACTGCGGGTCATGGTAGTATTATTAACATTCCAATGGAATTCGATACCTCAACAGCAATGTCTGGAGATAATTCTATTAATAGTGATGACAATACCAAATCAAGGCAAAATTCTAGTCAAACCCAAGGACAATCATCCCCCAATACAGCCCAAAGATTATTAATGGCAGTATCTGGAGTATGGGGATTTGTTGGTACAGCACTATTTTTTTCTCGCCCTAAAACATAA